A region of Lycium barbarum isolate Lr01 chromosome 3, ASM1917538v2, whole genome shotgun sequence DNA encodes the following proteins:
- the LOC132633512 gene encoding peroxisomal (S)-2-hydroxyacid oxidase GLO4-like isoform X1, whose protein sequence is MDHLIQKAKMIGEPVNVNEFQELAREALPKMYYDFFAGGAEDQCTLKENIEAFHRITIRPRILVDVSRINMSTVILGHKTSAPIIVAPTSSHQLAHPQGEVATARGAAACNVIMGMSFTSTCTIEEVASSCNAVRFFQTYVYKRRDITELMVHRAESNGFRAIILTGDTPRLGRREADVKNKMISPRLRNFEGLISTEVVSDKGSNLAAYAAGTLDPSLCWKSHSPKTSQDIAWLKSITKLPILIKGVLTGEDAIKAIEAGVVGIIVSNHGARQLDYTPATISVLEEVVQAVQGKVPVLLDGGIRRGTDIFKALALGAKAVLIGRPVIYGLAAKGESGVKQVIEMLKSELELTMALAGCCTVDDITRSNVKTEKERFLCRM, encoded by the exons GCTAAAATGATAGGGGAACCAGTTAATGTGAACGAATTTCAAGAGCTAGCTAGGGAAGCTCTTCCAAAGATGTATTATGATTTCTTTGCTGGAGGAGCTGAGGATCAGTGCACACTCAAAGAAAATATAGAAGCATTTCACAGAATCAC TATTCGGCCAAGAATACTTGTTGATGTGAGCAGAATAAACATGTCAACTGTTATACTCGGTCACAAGACATCAGCTCCAATTATAGTTGCTCCAACTTCGTCGCATCAATTGGCACATCCTCAAG GAGAAGTTGCAACAGCTAGAGGTGCTGCAGCATGTAATGTTATCATG GGAATGTCATTTACGTCCACATGCACAATCGAGGAGGTTGCTTCAAGCTGCAATGCTGTTCGCTTTTTTCAAACCTAT GTTTACAAAAGGAGAGATATAACAGAACTTATGGTGCATAGAGCTGAAAGCAATGGCTTCAGGGCTATAATTCTCACTGGTGATACTCCGAGGCTTGGCAGAAGGGAGGCTGATGTAAAGAATAA GATGATTTCACCCAGGTTGAGGAATTTTGAAGGTCTTATATCAACTGAAGTTGTTTCT GACAAAGGCTCAAATCTTGCAGCATACGCTGCAGGAACTCTTGATCCTTCGCTTTGCTGGAAG TCACATTCTCCAAAAACTTCGCAGGATATAGCGTGGCTAAAATCAATTACCAAGTTGCCAATTCTGATCAAGGGCGTTCTCACTGGTGAAGACG CAATAAAAGCAATTGAAGCAGGAGTTGTAGGAATTATTGTCTCTAACCATGGAGCTCGACAACTAGATTATACTCCAGCTACTATTTCTGTTCTTGAAGAG GTGGTCCAAGCTGTTCAAGGTAAAGTACCGGTTCTGCTTGATGGAGGAATTAGGCGAGGAACAGACATATTCAAGGCGTTAGCACTAGGCGCCAAAGCTGTTCTG ATTGGTCGACCAGTCATCTACGGCCTAGCAGCTAAGGGGGAGTCTGGGGTAAAGCAAGTAATTGAGATGCTCAAGAGTGAACTGGAGCTGACAATGGCTCTTGCTGGATGCTGCACTGTGGATGACATTACCAGAAGCAATGTTAAGACAGAGAAAGAGAGATTCCTATGTAGGATGTAG
- the LOC132633512 gene encoding peroxisomal (S)-2-hydroxyacid oxidase GLO4-like isoform X2 has protein sequence MDHLIQKAKMIGEPVNVNEFQELAREALPKMYYDFFAGGAEDQCTLKENIEAFHRITIRPRILVDVSRINMSTVILGHKTSAPIIVAPTSSHQLAHPQGEVATARGAAACNVIMGMSFTSTCTIEEVASSCNAVRFFQTYVYKRRDITELMVHRAESNGFRAIILTGDTPRLGRREADVKNKMISPRLRNFEGLISTEVVSDKGSNLAAYAAGTLDPSLCWKDIAWLKSITKLPILIKGVLTGEDAIKAIEAGVVGIIVSNHGARQLDYTPATISVLEEVVQAVQGKVPVLLDGGIRRGTDIFKALALGAKAVLIGRPVIYGLAAKGESGVKQVIEMLKSELELTMALAGCCTVDDITRSNVKTEKERFLCRM, from the exons GCTAAAATGATAGGGGAACCAGTTAATGTGAACGAATTTCAAGAGCTAGCTAGGGAAGCTCTTCCAAAGATGTATTATGATTTCTTTGCTGGAGGAGCTGAGGATCAGTGCACACTCAAAGAAAATATAGAAGCATTTCACAGAATCAC TATTCGGCCAAGAATACTTGTTGATGTGAGCAGAATAAACATGTCAACTGTTATACTCGGTCACAAGACATCAGCTCCAATTATAGTTGCTCCAACTTCGTCGCATCAATTGGCACATCCTCAAG GAGAAGTTGCAACAGCTAGAGGTGCTGCAGCATGTAATGTTATCATG GGAATGTCATTTACGTCCACATGCACAATCGAGGAGGTTGCTTCAAGCTGCAATGCTGTTCGCTTTTTTCAAACCTAT GTTTACAAAAGGAGAGATATAACAGAACTTATGGTGCATAGAGCTGAAAGCAATGGCTTCAGGGCTATAATTCTCACTGGTGATACTCCGAGGCTTGGCAGAAGGGAGGCTGATGTAAAGAATAA GATGATTTCACCCAGGTTGAGGAATTTTGAAGGTCTTATATCAACTGAAGTTGTTTCT GACAAAGGCTCAAATCTTGCAGCATACGCTGCAGGAACTCTTGATCCTTCGCTTTGCTGGAAG GATATAGCGTGGCTAAAATCAATTACCAAGTTGCCAATTCTGATCAAGGGCGTTCTCACTGGTGAAGACG CAATAAAAGCAATTGAAGCAGGAGTTGTAGGAATTATTGTCTCTAACCATGGAGCTCGACAACTAGATTATACTCCAGCTACTATTTCTGTTCTTGAAGAG GTGGTCCAAGCTGTTCAAGGTAAAGTACCGGTTCTGCTTGATGGAGGAATTAGGCGAGGAACAGACATATTCAAGGCGTTAGCACTAGGCGCCAAAGCTGTTCTG ATTGGTCGACCAGTCATCTACGGCCTAGCAGCTAAGGGGGAGTCTGGGGTAAAGCAAGTAATTGAGATGCTCAAGAGTGAACTGGAGCTGACAATGGCTCTTGCTGGATGCTGCACTGTGGATGACATTACCAGAAGCAATGTTAAGACAGAGAAAGAGAGATTCCTATGTAGGATGTAG
- the LOC132633512 gene encoding peroxisomal (S)-2-hydroxyacid oxidase GLO4-like isoform X3 yields the protein MIGEPVNVNEFQELAREALPKMYYDFFAGGAEDQCTLKENIEAFHRITIRPRILVDVSRINMSTVILGHKTSAPIIVAPTSSHQLAHPQGEVATARGAAACNVIMGMSFTSTCTIEEVASSCNAVRFFQTYVYKRRDITELMVHRAESNGFRAIILTGDTPRLGRREADVKNKMISPRLRNFEGLISTEVVSDKGSNLAAYAAGTLDPSLCWKSHSPKTSQDIAWLKSITKLPILIKGVLTGEDAIKAIEAGVVGIIVSNHGARQLDYTPATISVLEEVVQAVQGKVPVLLDGGIRRGTDIFKALALGAKAVLIGRPVIYGLAAKGESGVKQVIEMLKSELELTMALAGCCTVDDITRSNVKTEKERFLCRM from the exons ATGATAGGGGAACCAGTTAATGTGAACGAATTTCAAGAGCTAGCTAGGGAAGCTCTTCCAAAGATGTATTATGATTTCTTTGCTGGAGGAGCTGAGGATCAGTGCACACTCAAAGAAAATATAGAAGCATTTCACAGAATCAC TATTCGGCCAAGAATACTTGTTGATGTGAGCAGAATAAACATGTCAACTGTTATACTCGGTCACAAGACATCAGCTCCAATTATAGTTGCTCCAACTTCGTCGCATCAATTGGCACATCCTCAAG GAGAAGTTGCAACAGCTAGAGGTGCTGCAGCATGTAATGTTATCATG GGAATGTCATTTACGTCCACATGCACAATCGAGGAGGTTGCTTCAAGCTGCAATGCTGTTCGCTTTTTTCAAACCTAT GTTTACAAAAGGAGAGATATAACAGAACTTATGGTGCATAGAGCTGAAAGCAATGGCTTCAGGGCTATAATTCTCACTGGTGATACTCCGAGGCTTGGCAGAAGGGAGGCTGATGTAAAGAATAA GATGATTTCACCCAGGTTGAGGAATTTTGAAGGTCTTATATCAACTGAAGTTGTTTCT GACAAAGGCTCAAATCTTGCAGCATACGCTGCAGGAACTCTTGATCCTTCGCTTTGCTGGAAG TCACATTCTCCAAAAACTTCGCAGGATATAGCGTGGCTAAAATCAATTACCAAGTTGCCAATTCTGATCAAGGGCGTTCTCACTGGTGAAGACG CAATAAAAGCAATTGAAGCAGGAGTTGTAGGAATTATTGTCTCTAACCATGGAGCTCGACAACTAGATTATACTCCAGCTACTATTTCTGTTCTTGAAGAG GTGGTCCAAGCTGTTCAAGGTAAAGTACCGGTTCTGCTTGATGGAGGAATTAGGCGAGGAACAGACATATTCAAGGCGTTAGCACTAGGCGCCAAAGCTGTTCTG ATTGGTCGACCAGTCATCTACGGCCTAGCAGCTAAGGGGGAGTCTGGGGTAAAGCAAGTAATTGAGATGCTCAAGAGTGAACTGGAGCTGACAATGGCTCTTGCTGGATGCTGCACTGTGGATGACATTACCAGAAGCAATGTTAAGACAGAGAAAGAGAGATTCCTATGTAGGATGTAG
- the LOC132631542 gene encoding uncharacterized mitochondrial protein AtMg00810-like, whose protein sequence is MHITRAIPCKWYIRSSKGLMALLRLERYKARIVIRGDTQKESIDYTKTFSPVVKLTTVKCLLSLAVKRNWTVSSSSSSTPLVCKLKKSLYGLKQASRQWFSKLYEVSRGYISSKNDYSLFTKSSGDSLVVLVVYVDNILLAGSDIAEMTSVKAFLDAQFRIKDLGLVHYFLGLEIVPHSGGYLMNQHKFTSDLLEEFHCSHFTPISSPLDSSLKLDSDVGDLIHDPSSYRRLIGKLNFLQHTRRDISFSIQHLSQFLHCPQVPHVLVALHVLKYLMSAPDLGIVLNFSSDCSLVAFSDSNWAYCPTSRRSVTGFYITLGGCLVSWKCKKQPTIALSSAEAELLGDAGLSITKPVPIHRDSQAAL, encoded by the exons ATGCACATTACACGTGCTATCCCTTGCAAGTGGTATATAAGATCAAGCAAAGGTCTGATGGCACTGTTGAGACTTGAGAGGTATAAAGCTAGAATTGTTATCAGAGGTGACACCCAAAAGGAAAGCATAGATTACACTAAAACATTCTCTCCAGTTGTAAAATTGACTACTGTCAAGTGTCTCTTGTCATTAGCAGTTAAGAGAAACTGGACT gtttcttcttcctcttcatcCACTCCTTTGGTTTGCAAGCTCAAGAAATCACTATATGGCCTCAAACAGGCTTCTAGACAGTGGTTTTCTAAACTGTATGAAGTCTCCAGAGGCTACATATCTAGCAAAAATGATTATTCCCTCTTCACCAAGTCTTCAGGGGATTCTTTAGTTGTTCTTGTTGTCTATGTTGATAATATATTACTGGCTGGATCTGATATTGCTGAAATGACCAGTGTCAAAGCATTCTTAGATGCTCAATTTAGGATCAAAGATCTGGGTCTTGTCCATTATTTTTTGGGTTTGGAAATTGTTCCTCATTCAGGTGGTTATCTTATGAATCAACACAAGTTCACATCTGATTTACTAGAGGAGTTTCATTGTTCTCATTTCACTCCTATTTCTTCTCCCTTGGACTCATCTCTCAAGTTGGATTCAGATGTCGGTGACCTTATTCATGATCCTAGTTCTTATAGGAGACTCATTGGCAAGCTTAATTTTCTACAACATACTAGGCGTGATATCTCTTTCTCTATACAACACCTTAGTCAATTTTTGCATTGTCCACAAGTACCACACGTGCTTGTTGCTCTCCATGTTCTGAAGTATCTCATGTCTGCTCCTGATTTGGGTATTGTATTGAACTTTTCTTCTGATTGTTCTCTTGTGGCATTTTCTGATTCTAACTGGGCTTATTGTCCCACTTCAAGAAGATCTGTTACTGGGTTTTATATAACTCTCGGTGGTTGCCTTGTGTCTTGGAAGTGCAAGAAACAACCCACCATTGCCCTGTCATCTGCTGAGGCCGA GCTGCTTGGTGACGCTGGTCTTTCTATTACAAAGCCTGTTCCTATTCATCGTGACAGCCAGGCTGCTCTTTAG